A genomic window from Triticum urartu cultivar G1812 chromosome 7, Tu2.1, whole genome shotgun sequence includes:
- the LOC125522841 gene encoding uncharacterized protein LOC125522841 isoform X1, with amino-acid sequence MTTASLHRRISHTRWAQVWPPTPTPTPPQGRARCTAVGIALGRIPAFPMELMPSASSGPPPPPPPSGPLHSSTLMILQAEIQTGDKNWTAPPGSGASVLSVKSAHCQANSTLQSGRDSGRGPNLQAAGIVTTREHQCSMSILHTAEQIVRCKVLQTAPSKD; translated from the exons ATGACCACGGCCTCTCTCCATCGACGCATTTCGCACACGCGATGGGCACAGGTATGgccgccgacgccgacgccgacgcctCCGCAGGGCCGCGCTCGATGTACCGCCGTCGGCATCGCTCTCGGGCGGATCCCAGCCTTCCCCATGGAGCTCATGCCCTCAGCAAGCTCTggcccacccccacccccacccccatcCGGACCACTGCACTCCTCGACGCTGATGATTTTG CAGGCAGAGATTCAGACAGGGGACAAAAACTGGACCGCCCCCCCTGGCTCGGGAGCATCGGTGCTCAGTGTCAAGTCTGCACACTGCCAAGCAAATAGCACGTTGCAAT CAGGCAGAGATTCAGGCAGGGGGCCAAACTTGCAGGCGGCTGGGATTGTCACCACTCGCGAGCATCAGTGCTCAATGTCAATTCTGCACACTGCCGAGCAAATAGTGCGTTGCAA AGTACTTCAAACAGCTCCGAGCAAGGATTAG
- the LOC125522841 gene encoding uncharacterized protein LOC125522841 isoform X5: protein MGTGMAADADADASAGPRSMYRRRHRSRADPSLPHGAHALSKLWPTPTPTPIRTTALLDADDFGRDSDRGQKLDRPPWLGSIGAQCQVCTLPSK from the exons ATGGGCACAGGTATGgccgccgacgccgacgccgacgcctCCGCAGGGCCGCGCTCGATGTACCGCCGTCGGCATCGCTCTCGGGCGGATCCCAGCCTTCCCCATGGAGCTCATGCCCTCAGCAAGCTCTggcccacccccacccccacccccatcCGGACCACTGCACTCCTCGACGCTGATGATTTTG GCAGAGATTCAGACAGGGGACAAAAACTGGACCGCCCCCCCTGGCTCGGGAGCATCGGTGCTCAGTGTCAAGTCTGCACACTGCCAAGCAAATAG
- the LOC125522841 gene encoding uncharacterized protein LOC125522841 isoform X2 — MTTASLHRRISHTRWAQVWPPTPTPTPPQGRARCTAVGIALGRIPAFPMELMPSASSGPPPPPPPSGPLHSSTLMILQAEIQTGDKNWTAPPGSGASVLSVKSAHCQANSTLQCRDSGRGPNLQAAGIVTTREHQCSMSILHTAEQIVRCKVLQTAPSKD; from the exons ATGACCACGGCCTCTCTCCATCGACGCATTTCGCACACGCGATGGGCACAGGTATGgccgccgacgccgacgccgacgcctCCGCAGGGCCGCGCTCGATGTACCGCCGTCGGCATCGCTCTCGGGCGGATCCCAGCCTTCCCCATGGAGCTCATGCCCTCAGCAAGCTCTggcccacccccacccccacccccatcCGGACCACTGCACTCCTCGACGCTGATGATTTTG CAGGCAGAGATTCAGACAGGGGACAAAAACTGGACCGCCCCCCCTGGCTCGGGAGCATCGGTGCTCAGTGTCAAGTCTGCACACTGCCAAGCAAATAGCACGTTGCAAT GCAGAGATTCAGGCAGGGGGCCAAACTTGCAGGCGGCTGGGATTGTCACCACTCGCGAGCATCAGTGCTCAATGTCAATTCTGCACACTGCCGAGCAAATAGTGCGTTGCAA AGTACTTCAAACAGCTCCGAGCAAGGATTAG
- the LOC125522841 gene encoding uncharacterized protein LOC125522841 isoform X4: MTTASLHRRISHTRWAQVWPPTPTPTPPQGRARCTAVGIALGRIPAFPMELMPSASSGPPPPPPPSGPLHSSTLMILQAEIQTGDKNWTAPPGSGASVLSVKSAHCQANSTLQCRDSGRGPNLQAAGIVTTREHQCSMSILHTAEQISTSNSSEQGLVA, encoded by the exons ATGACCACGGCCTCTCTCCATCGACGCATTTCGCACACGCGATGGGCACAGGTATGgccgccgacgccgacgccgacgcctCCGCAGGGCCGCGCTCGATGTACCGCCGTCGGCATCGCTCTCGGGCGGATCCCAGCCTTCCCCATGGAGCTCATGCCCTCAGCAAGCTCTggcccacccccacccccacccccatcCGGACCACTGCACTCCTCGACGCTGATGATTTTG CAGGCAGAGATTCAGACAGGGGACAAAAACTGGACCGCCCCCCCTGGCTCGGGAGCATCGGTGCTCAGTGTCAAGTCTGCACACTGCCAAGCAAATAGCACGTTGCAAT GCAGAGATTCAGGCAGGGGGCCAAACTTGCAGGCGGCTGGGATTGTCACCACTCGCGAGCATCAGTGCTCAATGTCAATTCTGCACACTGCCGAGCAAATA AGTACTTCAAACAGCTCCGAGCAAGGATTAGTCGCATGA
- the LOC125522841 gene encoding uncharacterized protein LOC125522841 isoform X3, whose protein sequence is MTTASLHRRISHTRWAQVWPPTPTPTPPQGRARCTAVGIALGRIPAFPMELMPSASSGPPPPPPPSGPLHSSTLMILQAEIQTGDKNWTAPPGSGASVLSVKSAHCQANSTLQSGRDSGRGPNLQAAGIVTTREHQCSMSILHTAEQISTSNSSEQGLVA, encoded by the exons ATGACCACGGCCTCTCTCCATCGACGCATTTCGCACACGCGATGGGCACAGGTATGgccgccgacgccgacgccgacgcctCCGCAGGGCCGCGCTCGATGTACCGCCGTCGGCATCGCTCTCGGGCGGATCCCAGCCTTCCCCATGGAGCTCATGCCCTCAGCAAGCTCTggcccacccccacccccacccccatcCGGACCACTGCACTCCTCGACGCTGATGATTTTG CAGGCAGAGATTCAGACAGGGGACAAAAACTGGACCGCCCCCCCTGGCTCGGGAGCATCGGTGCTCAGTGTCAAGTCTGCACACTGCCAAGCAAATAGCACGTTGCAAT CAGGCAGAGATTCAGGCAGGGGGCCAAACTTGCAGGCGGCTGGGATTGTCACCACTCGCGAGCATCAGTGCTCAATGTCAATTCTGCACACTGCCGAGCAAATA AGTACTTCAAACAGCTCCGAGCAAGGATTAGTCGCATGA